In the Maribacter sp. MJ134 genome, one interval contains:
- a CDS encoding M56 family metallopeptidase: MIQYILECIAFQLVFLVIYDFFLKRETFFQWNRVYLIATYSLSLLLPWIKIDAFSSEVPRTFQGYSEFLWNLDQKPILLNAEVSQGFSLAWQEWVFIIGALFSFLWFLSKLWRLHQLRSKGTIDYFKNFTQILVQDSHVAFSFFKSIFLGDQLPHKEYNAIISHELVHIKQRHSLDLLFFELMRIGGWFNPLVYVYQHRIAELHEFIADAHVPKEERKAHYELLLSQVFQTQHISFVNQFFKTSLIKKRIVMLQKSKSKKIWQLKYLTIVPVLLGMLLYTSCQTEISSEEKKKSPLSKKIEALELEINNKDSLTQDEKDQLAKLIYNTFPRDLKGLSGEKGEITYSGIPFAVVDEVPVFPGCENLADKRACFNERIQKHISKNFNYPQEAQDKGIQGRVNVVFTIQKDGSIGNVKMRGPDRLLENEVARIIKRLPKMTAGQHKGESVDVPFSIPVTFKLK, translated from the coding sequence ATGATACAGTATATTCTAGAGTGCATCGCCTTTCAATTGGTGTTTCTCGTCATCTATGATTTCTTTTTGAAACGCGAGACCTTCTTTCAGTGGAACAGGGTTTATTTAATAGCTACATATAGCCTGTCGTTACTGTTACCGTGGATTAAGATAGATGCCTTTAGTAGCGAAGTACCACGAACATTTCAAGGTTATTCTGAATTTCTTTGGAATTTGGACCAAAAACCAATTTTGTTGAATGCGGAAGTAAGCCAAGGGTTTTCCCTCGCTTGGCAAGAGTGGGTCTTCATAATAGGTGCTTTGTTCTCCTTTCTTTGGTTTCTCTCCAAATTGTGGCGTCTGCATCAACTTAGGTCAAAAGGAACTATTGATTATTTCAAGAATTTCACTCAAATATTAGTCCAGGACAGTCATGTGGCCTTCTCGTTTTTCAAATCTATTTTTTTGGGAGATCAATTGCCCCATAAAGAGTATAATGCTATCATCTCTCACGAATTAGTACATATAAAACAAAGGCATTCGTTGGATTTGCTCTTTTTTGAGCTGATGCGCATCGGAGGCTGGTTCAATCCTTTGGTGTATGTATATCAGCATAGAATAGCCGAGTTACACGAATTTATTGCGGATGCCCATGTACCCAAGGAAGAACGGAAAGCTCATTATGAACTTTTATTATCTCAGGTTTTTCAAACCCAACATATCTCTTTTGTCAACCAATTTTTTAAAACCTCATTAATCAAAAAACGAATCGTCATGTTACAAAAATCAAAATCGAAGAAAATCTGGCAATTAAAATATTTAACAATAGTACCTGTGTTACTTGGGATGTTGTTGTATACCTCTTGCCAAACTGAAATATCGTCCGAAGAAAAGAAAAAATCACCGCTATCTAAAAAAATTGAGGCTCTTGAACTGGAAATAAATAATAAGGACTCACTTACACAAGATGAGAAAGATCAATTGGCAAAATTGATCTACAATACATTTCCGAGAGATCTTAAGGGTCTATCTGGAGAGAAGGGAGAAATTACATATAGTGGAATTCCATTCGCCGTAGTGGATGAAGTTCCAGTTTTTCCAGGATGCGAAAACTTAGCGGATAAAAGAGCTTGTTTTAATGAACGGATACAAAAACATATCAGTAAGAACTTTAATTATCCCCAGGAAGCACAGGATAAAGGCATTCAGGGTAGGGTCAATGTTGTTTTTACCATTCAAAAAGATGGAAGTATCGGAAATGTTAAGATGAGAGGTCCTGATAGGTTATTGGAAAATGAGGTAGCGCGTATTATCAAAAGATTACCTAAAATGACAGCAGGTCAACATAAAGGAGAATCAGTGGATGTTCCCTTTTCAATTCCAGTTACTTTTAAACTAAAATAG
- a CDS encoding BlaI/MecI/CopY family transcriptional regulator → MKQLTKAEEEVMQVLWKLEKGNVAAIIAQLPEPKPAYNTVSTIVRILENKGFVDHEQEGKGYLYFPLLKKSDYSHQSINKLVDGYFQGSFKSMVSFFMKKNDMSLSELESILNEIKTAEPKAVNRKPDKE, encoded by the coding sequence ATGAAACAATTAACAAAAGCGGAAGAGGAGGTAATGCAGGTTCTTTGGAAGTTGGAAAAAGGCAACGTTGCTGCGATTATTGCGCAGCTTCCAGAACCTAAACCGGCTTACAATACGGTATCTACTATTGTGCGAATATTAGAGAATAAAGGATTTGTAGATCATGAGCAGGAAGGAAAGGGCTATTTGTATTTTCCATTACTAAAGAAATCGGACTATAGTCATCAATCCATCAATAAATTGGTAGACGGGTATTTTCAGGGTTCTTTTAAAAGTATGGTGTCGTTTTTTATGAAGAAGAACGATATGAGTTTGTCCGAACTGGAGTCTATCCTGAACGAAATAAAGACTGCCGAGCCTAAGGCGGTAAATAGAAAACCTGATAAAGAATAA
- a CDS encoding DUF456 domain-containing protein codes for MDIALLIIGFIFMIIGILGSFLPVLPGPPISWIGLLLLYLTNAVPNNWWILGVTLAVALVVFALDYIIPAMGTKKFGGTKAGMIGTTIGLLVAIFFPILGPLGIIIWPFVGALVGELLNKADKKTATKAAFGSFLGFLTGTFLKFMVTIVFLGLFITTAWEYKAALFPYFD; via the coding sequence ATGGATATTGCACTACTTATTATTGGGTTTATTTTTATGATTATTGGAATTCTAGGTAGTTTTTTGCCCGTACTACCCGGGCCGCCCATTAGCTGGATCGGGCTTTTACTCCTCTATCTGACCAACGCGGTTCCAAACAACTGGTGGATACTGGGGGTGACCCTCGCGGTAGCCCTTGTCGTCTTTGCTTTGGATTACATTATACCAGCAATGGGCACGAAAAAATTCGGAGGTACAAAAGCGGGTATGATCGGAACTACCATTGGGTTATTGGTAGCTATATTCTTTCCGATTCTAGGTCCGTTAGGAATTATTATCTGGCCATTTGTTGGTGCGCTTGTAGGAGAATTACTGAACAAGGCCGACAAAAAAACCGCTACTAAAGCGGCTTTTGGTTCCTTTCTAGGTTTTTTGACAGGAACTTTCCTGAAATTTATGGTTACCATCGTATTCCTAGGACTTTTTATTACAACGGCTTGGGAGTATAAAGCGGCTCTTTTTCCCTATTTTGATTAG
- a CDS encoding nitroreductase has protein sequence MIFDLIKERRSIFPAQYIEKPIVKRDIELILEAANWAPNHKKTEPWRFKVIQGTKKAELGEFLSNTYIDITPKPKQIKAKKLIENPKKAGAIIAICMQRDPLESIPEWEEIAATAMAVQNMWLCCTELGIGCYWSSPGLITYMDEFLPMEEGEKCLGFFYMGYYEGELLERTRKPISEKVVWLD, from the coding sequence ATGATATTTGATTTGATAAAGGAGAGACGCTCCATATTCCCAGCGCAGTATATTGAAAAGCCTATTGTAAAAAGGGATATTGAGCTAATATTGGAAGCCGCTAATTGGGCACCCAATCACAAGAAAACAGAACCCTGGCGGTTTAAGGTAATACAAGGAACAAAAAAGGCCGAGTTGGGCGAGTTTTTATCGAACACCTACATTGATATTACGCCAAAACCCAAGCAAATAAAAGCGAAGAAGCTCATTGAAAACCCAAAAAAAGCTGGGGCTATTATCGCTATTTGTATGCAACGAGACCCTTTGGAAAGTATTCCGGAATGGGAAGAGATTGCAGCGACTGCCATGGCGGTGCAGAATATGTGGCTTTGTTGTACGGAGCTAGGTATTGGTTGTTATTGGAGTTCTCCGGGGCTCATTACATATATGGACGAATTTCTTCCCATGGAGGAAGGTGAGAAATGCTTGGGATTCTTCTATATGGGCTACTACGAGGGCGAATTACTGGAAAGAACAAGAAAACCTATTTCTGAGAAAGTGGTGTGGTTAGACTAA
- a CDS encoding LysR family transcriptional regulator, whose translation MSSQIELRHLSYFLAVAEELHFRKAAEKLFISQPGLSRQIKQMENLLQVELFVRNKKKVALTPAGHYLKTQTEAILKQLKETKRQLQLIGEGDTGEIRIGFLGSAMQNVIPNLLLQLRDNYPKIKTSLEERANQDQVDAVLKDELDIGFVRLARVPAALHMQTIFEDTFSLVLPESYPMLTRDYKGMYQFSEDNFILFSQAYSPYYFETIMSICSDAGFVPKVSHKSVHAHTIFKLVENNLGIAIVPTALQAGFQMKVKFIELKTLKQRALLSVIWRKENANPVLKNCMDLLLGRSSS comes from the coding sequence ATGAGTTCTCAAATAGAATTGCGACATCTATCCTATTTCTTGGCGGTAGCGGAAGAACTGCACTTTAGAAAGGCTGCGGAAAAATTATTTATTTCTCAACCTGGCCTAAGTCGGCAAATTAAACAGATGGAGAACCTTCTGCAGGTAGAACTATTTGTGCGAAATAAGAAGAAGGTGGCGCTTACACCAGCGGGACATTATTTGAAAACGCAAACGGAAGCCATATTAAAACAGTTAAAAGAGACAAAGAGACAGTTGCAGTTGATAGGGGAAGGTGACACTGGTGAAATCCGTATTGGATTTCTAGGCTCCGCTATGCAGAACGTAATTCCTAATTTGCTTTTGCAGTTGCGGGATAACTACCCTAAAATAAAAACTTCCCTAGAGGAGCGTGCCAATCAAGACCAAGTAGACGCGGTGTTGAAAGACGAATTGGATATTGGTTTTGTGCGATTGGCCAGAGTGCCTGCAGCTTTGCATATGCAAACCATTTTTGAGGATACGTTTTCTTTGGTGCTACCAGAGAGTTATCCTATGCTTACAAGGGATTATAAAGGCATGTATCAGTTTTCAGAAGATAATTTTATACTGTTCAGTCAAGCGTATAGTCCTTACTATTTTGAAACGATTATGAGTATTTGCTCCGATGCCGGTTTTGTTCCTAAAGTATCACATAAGTCGGTACACGCGCATACGATATTTAAATTGGTGGAGAACAACTTGGGTATTGCCATTGTACCAACGGCCCTACAAGCCGGATTTCAGATGAAAGTGAAGTTTATTGAGTTGAAGACTTTAAAACAGCGTGCGCTACTTTCGGTGATATGGAGGAAGGAAAACGCTAATCCCGTGTTAAAAAATTGTATGGATTTACTTTTAGGTAGATCTTCATCCTAA
- the hutH gene encoding histidine ammonia-lyase, producing MVTAPKTFRLGEDWLTASIAISISKGITDLTISQKTRDNVITSWGIVQNIVDKGHPVYGINTGFGPLCTTKISSSETNVLQTNILQSHSVGVGKPISKSIAKLMLVLKAHSLAKGYSGIAEATLNRIVWHIENDAIPIVPSKGSVGASGDLAPLSHLFLPLIGLGEVRYKNETISTKELFKKTDLEALDLGPKEGLALINGTQFIAAHAVKVVEKLHSVLSQADIIGAMMIEGLQGSVKPFYNELHALRPYKGNIHVAKRVKRLLKGSEIMEDHIDCERVQDPYSLRCIPQVHGASRNAWLHLKELLEVELNSVTDNPVIIDEELTISGGNFHGQPLAMALDYACLAASEIGNISDRRIYLALEGNSPGVPKLLMKDTGINSGYMILQYTTAALASENKGLCFPSSADSIPTSLGQEDHVSMGSIGGRKALQVIGNVEKILAIELLTAAQAFEFRKPMKSGIFLDEIHKEIRKKVAFADKDRVFADDIEKGIKMIKNNTISKLIERIGAKEGISLKTKYSNEFETY from the coding sequence ATGGTTACCGCACCAAAAACATTTAGATTAGGAGAGGATTGGCTTACCGCAAGTATCGCCATAAGCATCTCAAAGGGTATTACTGACCTCACGATAAGTCAAAAAACCAGAGATAATGTAATAACCAGCTGGGGAATTGTGCAGAACATTGTGGATAAGGGACATCCGGTATATGGAATCAACACCGGTTTTGGTCCGCTCTGCACTACAAAAATCTCTTCTTCTGAAACCAATGTACTACAAACCAACATTCTTCAAAGCCATAGCGTAGGCGTGGGCAAACCCATTTCTAAATCCATTGCGAAGCTGATGCTGGTCTTAAAGGCCCATTCTTTGGCAAAAGGTTATTCCGGTATTGCCGAAGCTACGCTGAACAGAATAGTTTGGCATATAGAAAATGATGCTATTCCCATAGTACCTTCTAAAGGCTCGGTAGGAGCTTCGGGTGATTTAGCACCCTTATCACACCTGTTCCTTCCACTAATAGGCCTTGGAGAAGTGCGGTATAAAAACGAGACGATAAGCACTAAAGAATTATTTAAGAAAACTGACCTCGAAGCACTTGACCTTGGACCAAAAGAGGGTCTGGCACTTATTAACGGAACACAGTTTATAGCCGCCCACGCCGTTAAAGTTGTAGAAAAATTACACTCCGTTCTTTCCCAGGCCGATATTATTGGGGCTATGATGATTGAAGGGCTTCAAGGTTCTGTAAAACCCTTCTATAATGAACTACACGCCTTACGACCTTACAAGGGTAACATTCATGTTGCCAAACGCGTGAAACGATTATTAAAGGGTTCCGAAATTATGGAGGACCATATTGACTGCGAGCGTGTACAAGACCCCTATTCACTGCGGTGTATTCCGCAAGTACATGGTGCGTCTAGAAATGCCTGGTTACATCTCAAAGAGTTGTTGGAAGTAGAATTAAACTCCGTCACCGATAATCCCGTAATAATTGATGAGGAACTTACGATTAGTGGAGGTAATTTTCACGGGCAGCCCTTGGCAATGGCTTTGGATTATGCCTGTTTGGCGGCATCGGAGATTGGAAATATTTCGGATCGGCGAATTTATTTAGCACTAGAAGGCAATAGCCCCGGAGTTCCTAAATTGTTGATGAAGGATACGGGCATCAATTCTGGCTATATGATTCTTCAGTATACTACGGCTGCCCTCGCCAGCGAAAATAAGGGACTTTGCTTTCCGTCCAGTGCGGATAGTATTCCCACGTCATTGGGTCAAGAAGACCATGTAAGCATGGGCTCCATTGGCGGGCGTAAGGCCCTACAGGTCATTGGAAACGTAGAAAAGATATTGGCCATAGAACTATTGACCGCCGCCCAAGCTTTCGAATTCAGGAAACCTATGAAGTCCGGTATTTTTCTGGATGAAATCCATAAAGAAATTCGAAAAAAAGTTGCCTTTGCCGATAAGGATAGGGTATTTGCCGATGATATTGAAAAGGGAATTAAGATGATAAAAAACAACACAATTAGTAAACTGATTGAGCGTATTGGAGCAAAAGAAGGGATATCTTTAAAGACAAAGTATTCCAATGAATTT